The sequence below is a genomic window from Streptomyces sp. NBC_00289.
CTCGAAGGTGGCGTACACGTTGACCGTGGAGCCCGGCGTGATCTTGCCCGCGACGCCGGTCGCCGCGTCGATCATGATGGCGACCTCCTGCTGCCCCGGCTGCAGCGCGGGCTGGTCGACGATCATGTCGCTCTGCAGCAGGGAGCCCTTCCGCAGCGTGGTCACGGCGATCTTGCCCCGGACCTCGGCGAGGTCGGTGACCGCGGTGGCCGACAGCCACCGCTTCGGCATGCTGGTCTTCTCGAACTGGCCGGCGTCGAGAGCGGTGTACGGCGTCACGTCGGCCTTCATCCGGTACGCGGTGACCTCGGGGCCGACCTTGGACTTCACGTCGTCGATGACGGACAGCACGCCGGCGAACGCACCGAGGGCGCACAGGACCGACAGGAGCAGGAGTATCACGCC
It includes:
- the cpaB gene encoding Flp pilus assembly protein CpaB; translated protein: MNSRQRRGVILLLLSVLCALGAFAGVLSVIDDVKSKVGPEVTAYRMKADVTPYTALDAGQFEKTSMPKRWLSATAVTDLAEVRGKIAVTTLRKGSLLQSDMIVDQPALQPGQQEVAIMIDAATGVAGKITPGSTVNVYATFEGAREGDPAQSKIIVTNAKVLDVGKLTALQPDADNRTRQATEAVPITFALATIDAQRITYAESFAKRVRLALVAPGGNTTVPDKDRTYELVTDK